One window of Amaranthus tricolor cultivar Red isolate AtriRed21 chromosome 11, ASM2621246v1, whole genome shotgun sequence genomic DNA carries:
- the LOC130826931 gene encoding protein Ycf2-like: MIFQTRRSFFFFFKSFRKILVIASTHIPQKVDPALIAPNQLNTCIKIRRLRIPQQRKHFLTLSYTRGFHLEKKMFHTNGFGSITIGSNVRDLVALINEALSISITQKKSILDTNTIRSALHRQTWDLRSQVRSVQDHGILFYQIGRAVAQNVLLSNCPIDPISIYMKKKSCNEGDSYLYKWYFELGTSMKKLTILLYLLSCSAGSVAQDLWSLPGPDEKNGITSYGLVENDSYLVHGLLEVEGALVGSSRTEKDCSQNDRVTLFLRSELRDPLDMMQNGSCSILDHRFLYEKYESELEEGEGALDPQQIEEDLFNHIVWAPRIWNPWGFLFDCIERPNELGFRYWAGSFRGKRIIYDKEDELQENESEFLQSGTMQYQTRDRFSKEQGFFRISQFIWDP; this comes from the coding sequence ATGATTTTTCAAACCAgaagaagtttttttttcttctttaagtCTTTTAGAAAGATTCTTGTTATTGCTTCGACTCATATTCCGCAAAAAGTGGATCCCGCTCTAATAGCCCCGAATCAATTAAATACATGCATTAAGATACGAAGGCTTCGTATTCCACAACAACGAAAGCACTTTTTGACTCTTTCATATACTAGGGGATTTCACTTGGAAAAGAAAATGTTCCATACTAATGGATTCGGGTCCATAACCATTGGTTCCAATGTACGAGATCTTGTAGCACTTATCAATGAGGCCCTATCGATTAGTATTACACAGAAGAAATCCATTCTAGACACTAATACAATTCGATCCGCTCTTCATAGACAAACTTGGGATTTGCGATCCCAGGTAAGATCGGTTCAGGATCATGGGATCCTTTTCTATCAGATAGGAAGGGCTGTTGCACAAAATGTACTTCTAAGTAATTGCCCTATAGAtcctatatctatctatatgaAGAAGAAATCATGTAACGAAGGGGATTCTTATTTGTACAAATGGTACTTCGAACTTGGAACGAGCATGAAGAAATTAACGATACTTCTTTATCTTTTGAGTTGTTCTGCCGGATCGGTCGCTCAAGATCTTTGGTCTCTACCCGGACCCGATGAAAAAAATGGGATCACTTCTTATGGACTCGTTGAGAATGATTCTTATCTAGTTCATGGCCTATTAGAAGTAGAAGGCGCTCTGGTGGGATCCTCACGGACAGAAAAAGATTGCAGTCAGAATGATCGAGTGACGTTGTTTCTTCGGTCCGAACTAAGGGATCCTTTAGATATGATGCAAAATGGATCTTGTTCTATCCTTGATCATAGATTTCTCTATGAAAAATACGAATCGGAATTGGAAGAAGGGGAAGGAGCCCTCGATCCGCAACAGATAGAGGAGGATTTATTCAATCACATAGTTTGGGCTCCTAGAATATGGAACCCCTGGGGCTTTCTATTTGATTGTATCGAAAGGCCCAATGAATTGGGATTTCGCTATTGGGCCGGGTCATTTCGGGGCAAGCGGATCATTTATGATAAAGAGGATGAGCTTCAAGAGAATGAGTCGGAGTTCTTGCAGAGTGGAACCATGCAGTACCAGACACGAGATAGATTTTCCAAAGAACAGGGATTTTTTCGAATAAGCCAATTCATTTGGGACCCCTAA
- the LOC130826627 gene encoding uncharacterized protein LOC130826627: protein RRRRVGGGERLGIQASRPVVWCVVGLVRSAKTAPKQTKRCVPHSQGTASDILEEGGDDVKSAWPLRAGPHTCYNGNYNGKQGCKAERIRKDCLSSDCSLQLENMKLESLVIADQHAAVNMYPGPVHTARHTLGIGFARSIRPMITHDFCVPLVPQSLLVVLLADTTVGSSTGVKS, encoded by the coding sequence CGACGACGTCGAGTTGGCGGCGGAGAAAGACTCGGCATTCAGGCGAGCCGCCCGGTGGTGTGGTGCGTAGTGGGTTTAGTACGCTCCGCCAAAACGGCTCcgaaacaaacaaaaaggtGCGTGCCGCACTCACAAGGGACTGCCAGTGATATACTGGAGGAAGGTGGGGATGACGTCAAGTCCGCATGGCCCTTACGGGCTGGGCCACACACGTGCTACAATGGGAATTACAATGGGAAGCAAGGCTGTAAGGCGGAGCGAATCCGGAAAGATTGCCTCAGTTCGGATTGTTCTCTGCAACTCGAGAACATGAAGTTGGAATCGCTAGTAATCGCGGATCAGCATGCCGCGGTGAATATGTACCCGGGCcctgtacacaccgcccgtcacACCCTGGGAATAGGTTTCGCCCGAAGCATCCGACCAATGATCACCCATGACTTCTGTGTACCACTAGTGCCACAAAGTCTTTTGGTGGTCTTATTGGCGGATACCACGGTGGGGTCTTCGACTGGGgtgaagtcgtaa
- the LOC130826626 gene encoding uncharacterized protein LOC130826626, protein MLAQEVEGKEKAIYYLSKKLLEYETRYTTLEKLCLALVWATKKLRHYMLTHTVYVVSKMDPLKFLFDKPALNGRISRWMVMLAEFDLKFIPQKSIKGAVVSDFLTDFPGESGEVNYEFPDEHLCTTNTDSWELYFDGASNQNGCGAGVILISPDKEHIPISVRLDFEATNNAAEYEACIIGLKAAIALNIKKLQVHGDSLLIINQISKKWKVRSEGLTPYQIYLETIDEQFDELEYKYLPRKDNQFADALAKLASMVNIPKELKEMPLVIEKRHEPAYVNALDDNNENEEETPWYTDIFNYIDQGEYPPNTTKRAQRALRLLASQFIIRHGNLYKPMTDGPHLLCIDKPQTVRTMESIHAGECGPHMGGKTLAQKIMRQGYFWTTMERDCHQFVKTCPECQIHANLQHVPPSMLYSLTSPWPFSTWGIDIIGKITPSGVGGHEYVLVAIDYFTKWVEAQSYAKLTAKHVAKFLERTIFCRYGVPP, encoded by the coding sequence ATGTTAGCACAAGAGGTTGAAGGGAAAGAAAAAGCCATCTACTACTTGAGTAAAAAGCTACTCGAGTACGAGACACGGTATACTACACTTGAAAAGCTTTGTCTCGCACTCGTATGGGCCACAAAGAAGCTTCGCCACTATATGCTTACTCACACAGTGTATGTGGTATCAAAGATGGATCCACTCAAATTCCTCTTTGACAAGCCAGCCCTCAATGGAAGGATTTCAAGATGGATGGTCATGCTCGCCGAATTCGACCTTAAGTTCATCCCTCAAAAGTCGATCAAGGGAGCGGTTGTATCAGACTTTCTAACAGACTTTCCAGGCGAGAGTGGGGAAGTTAACTATGAATTCCCGGATGAGCATTTGTGCACGACCAATACCGATTCGTGGGAGCTTTACTTCGATGGTGCTTCAAATCAAAACGGGTGTGGTGCAGGAGTCATCCTAATATCTCCTGACAAAGAACACATCCCCATATCAGTACGACTGGATTTTGAAGCAACCAACAATGCTGCAGAGTATGAGGCATGTATCATTGGGCTCAAGGCCGCGATCGCCTTAAACATAAAAAAGCTCCAAGTGCACGGAGACTCATTACTCATCATCAATCAAATTTCCAAGAAGTGGAAAGTGCGGAGTGAAGGCCTAACACCCTATCAGATATATCTGGAGACTATAGATGAGCAATTCGATGAGTTAGAGTACAAATATTTGCCCCGGAAAGACAACCAATTCGCGGATGCTCTCGCGAAATTGGCCTCAATGGTGAACATTCCCAAAGAGTTGAAAGAAATGCCTCTTGTGATTGAGAAAAGGCACGAGCCAGCCTATGTCAATGCTCTAGATGACAACAACGAGAACGAAGAAGAAACTCCATGGTACACGGACATCTTCAACTACATAGATCAAGGGGAATATCCACCCAACACCACTAAAAGGGCGCAAAGAGCTCTGAGGCTCCTGGCCTCACAGTTCATCATTCGACATGGAAACCTGTACAAGCCAATGACAGATGGGCCACATTTGCTTTGCATCGATAAGCCTCAGACCGTTAGAACCATGGAAAGCATCCACGCAGGAGAATGCGGTCCACATATGGGTGGAAAAACGCTTGCACAAAAGATCATGAGGCAAGGTTACTTTTGGACAACCATGGAGAGAGACTGCCACCAGTTTGTCAAAACTTGTCCAGAATGCCAAATTCACGCGAATTTGCAACATGTGCCACCATCCATGCTCTATAGTCTCACTTCCCCGTGGCCCTTCTCAACTTGGGGCATTGATATCATCGGAAAAATCACGCCATCCGGAGTCGGTGGCCATGAATATGTGCTAGTAGCAATCGATTACTTCACAAAATGGGTAGAAGCTCAGTCATATGCTAAGCTCACGGCTAAGCATGTGGCAAAGTTCCTGGAAAGAACCATCTTCTGTCGTTATGGGGTCCCCCCATGA